In the genome of Leishmania infantum JPCM5 genome chromosome 27, one region contains:
- a CDS encoding putative radial spoke protein 3: protein MQRQVADSEVTVAAYTFRQPPQGFQEPKYRDPSSSRNASRYMHSGSQRYGNIMYDRRVYRGNTYASPIMSIAARAEMEKREMIDTQRRKQASQRAASIKRRKQLEAARRHMATPDPGEGRYNTQIQTDEYLEELTDKVDQQVQETQTDPLMDRPVTPKYVPIKSGRDAETQIHEGDLFRFDEAVEPILEVLVGKTLEQAMLEVMQEEELELLRQQQIEFEQRRKEELLETQKLEAEERRKFEEKERRKKQEMERIQREKETREKLQARQFAKVYMSNMENRVFSRLQDEGWFADRVLNEVELDFFPWLMTEVDRELAKKTKARALVDELIRDVVRLNASQLEKSRAAAAAAGEGPVMA, encoded by the coding sequence ATGCAGCGACAGGTGGCCGACTCGGAGGTGACGGTAGCGGCCTACACCTTCCGGCAACCGCCGCAAGGCTTTCAGGAGCCCAAGTACCGTGACCCGTCCAGCAGTCGCAATGCAAGCCGATACATGCACAGCGGCTCGCAGCGGTATGGAAACATCATGTACGACCGTCGAGTCTATCGCGGCAACACGTACGCTAGCCCGATCATGTCGATCGCCGCGCGAGCTGAGATGGAGAAGCGCGAGATGATCGACACCCAGCGGCGCAAGCAAGCATcgcagcgcgccgcctccatcaaGCGTCGCAAGCAGTTGGAGGCGGCCCGGCGGCATATGGCAACCCCCGACCCGGGCGAAGGCCGGTACAATACACAAATCCAAACCGACGAGTACTTGGAGGAGCTAACGGACAAGGTGGATCAGCAGGTGCAGGAGACACAGACGGACCCGCTCATGGACCGACCAGTGACTCCAAAGTACGTCCCGATCAAGTCCGGCCGCGATGCGGAGACGCAAATTCACGAGGGGGACTTGTTTCGCTTCGACGAGGCCGTGGAACCGATCCTTGAGGTGCTCGTGGGCAAGACGTTGGAACAGGCGATGCTCGAGGtgatgcaggaggaggaactggagctgctgcgtcagcaGCAAATCGAGTTCGAGCAGCGCCGaaaggaggagctgctggagaccCAGAAgctcgaggcggaggagcgccgcaAGTTTGAAGAAAAGGAGCGCCGCAAGAAGCAGGAGATGGAGCGCATTCAGCGTGAGAAAGAGACCCGTGAGAAGCTGCAGGCGAGGCAGTTTGCCAAGGTTTACATGAGCAACATGGAGAACCGTGTCTTTTCGCGACTGCAGGATGAAGGGTGGTTTGCAGACCGCGTGCTGAACGAGGTGGAGCTGGACTTCTTCCCGTGGCTGATGACCGAGGTCGACAGGGAGCTGGCCAAGAAGACAAAGGCCCGGGCGCTTGTCGACGAGCTCATTCGGGACGTAGTTCGACTTAACGCCTCCCAGCTGGAAAAGAgtcgtgcagctgcggcggcagcgggggaggggcctgTGATGGCTTAA